A stretch of Pseudomonas sp. LRP2-20 DNA encodes these proteins:
- a CDS encoding T6SS effector BTH_I2691 family protein, which yields MSFSQNVANLIAETDFLLTPCKACQRQGLPILPLRRAVVPDTRPGSDPATQTRMGLRTLRHGYLYVLLDQRIWHAYEVTAQGHLRRFNPYEPNLGPPPSLPERCVHEDHDIPSSFLNVDTDTYGTAWLAFSSDPWPITVLQAYKYGLYPAQRFEGLDLILARKHPELQGLAMTPDNLQVDRQVFEYAQQLNGPFDSAHGFHSRFLRKTALRGYLVNAMARHQLENGVLAVVLDDTVGLIQEYNHQRLNWVVKRQAWREDPLRAYQLQTSQILQIIRATQREWAAQKVFTFEAQTGDGPPVFTDPEIQRQPVVEMRQQESDEKLEERYDEPRRAAFQAEYDQEESRFQAFIDRHAATYAELCESAAFALIEQHDYDGRDRESGIAYSKTMAACLAGGITEAPSTNPEPSPPAPGTSEALWLKWLQDPNSPPYRALLLRDEPLMAALLPSFSPTEPTNWNDSEKLYSALSKFITSEDAGLKMRDSLKQAITELQGAVNAASLRLRVRLDPGIQQAVRHLNSASQRIYNGVHLIELQVQMKLGEYYALQSAHLRELQNSASQKLAEARSQMMPDLEDVKAGIFRQAEKVKPIIQTGLLSLAVLDPKVAHQVIPVSVWVEGTAYELHERLAREVKLNVNQLNDAAKMALVEITVAAGTLELEARKTLNGMKISAGQASQLVRDSFTGLRGTGKGWELLLSLGGLYLMSDSLGKNLKKAEEEIGSKSPEALVAFYSSSIGIAGNSIELIGLFMPNKASTPNSITVGRTIARLGATISAAAGIFESIYLIMAAKRKYGDSDGKAAFGYGFAAALAIGGVASGIRAIFSPLLIGAVGATIIISTITYIFIKWAEKNESTRLEQWTKRCYFGIANESPRVHWSSPNHADIAFAELNAATLELDGGLTFKAERADPATSSKIGGLVNLETKRNLKFQFTLPYFSEVTSGYHWTLVVHRHGDGMAPDYIGGEVIAEDRFSPPPLKTRTSRFSSMTTSKISRTPDYLADSLSVNKSRRKTIQRGKECQFEHFNGTIELTADIGRHNITAASLLIAYWPDRNIPDAYAEIAIQGEA from the coding sequence ATGAGTTTCAGTCAAAACGTTGCCAACCTGATCGCCGAAACCGACTTCCTCCTCACCCCCTGCAAAGCCTGCCAGCGCCAGGGCCTGCCCATCCTCCCCCTGCGCCGTGCCGTGGTCCCCGATACCCGCCCCGGCAGCGACCCCGCCACGCAAACCCGGATGGGCCTGCGCACCTTGCGCCATGGCTACCTCTATGTGCTGCTCGACCAGCGTATCTGGCACGCCTACGAAGTCACCGCGCAGGGCCACCTGCGCCGCTTCAATCCCTATGAGCCTAACCTGGGGCCACCACCGTCGCTGCCAGAGCGCTGCGTGCATGAGGACCACGACATCCCGTCGTCCTTCCTCAATGTCGACACCGACACCTACGGCACGGCCTGGCTGGCTTTCTCCAGCGATCCCTGGCCGATCACCGTGCTGCAGGCTTACAAGTACGGCCTTTACCCGGCGCAGCGCTTCGAGGGCCTGGACCTGATCCTGGCGCGCAAGCACCCCGAGTTGCAGGGCCTGGCCATGACCCCGGACAACCTGCAGGTCGACCGCCAGGTGTTCGAATACGCCCAGCAACTGAACGGCCCGTTCGACAGTGCCCATGGCTTTCACAGCCGCTTCCTGCGCAAGACCGCCCTGCGCGGTTACCTGGTCAACGCCATGGCCCGCCACCAGTTGGAAAATGGCGTGCTGGCGGTGGTGCTCGACGACACCGTCGGCCTGATCCAGGAATACAACCACCAGCGCCTGAACTGGGTGGTCAAACGCCAAGCCTGGCGCGAGGACCCACTGCGCGCCTATCAGCTGCAGACCTCGCAGATCCTGCAGATCATCCGCGCCACCCAGCGTGAGTGGGCGGCACAGAAAGTGTTCACGTTTGAGGCACAGACCGGTGACGGGCCACCGGTGTTCACCGATCCCGAAATACAGCGCCAGCCGGTGGTCGAGATGCGCCAGCAAGAAAGCGATGAGAAGCTCGAGGAACGCTATGACGAACCCCGGCGCGCGGCATTCCAGGCCGAATACGACCAAGAGGAGTCCCGCTTCCAGGCCTTCATCGACCGGCATGCCGCCACCTACGCGGAACTCTGCGAGAGCGCAGCCTTCGCCCTGATCGAACAGCACGACTACGATGGCCGGGACCGTGAATCGGGCATCGCCTACAGCAAGACCATGGCCGCCTGTCTGGCCGGCGGCATCACCGAAGCGCCCTCCACCAACCCTGAACCATCTCCACCAGCGCCCGGTACCAGCGAAGCGTTGTGGCTGAAATGGCTGCAAGACCCCAACAGCCCACCCTACCGCGCCCTGCTGCTGCGCGACGAGCCTCTGATGGCGGCACTGCTGCCAAGCTTCTCACCAACCGAGCCGACCAACTGGAACGACAGCGAAAAGCTCTATAGCGCCTTGAGCAAGTTCATCACCAGTGAAGACGCCGGCCTGAAGATGCGCGACTCGCTCAAGCAGGCTATCACCGAACTGCAGGGCGCGGTGAATGCCGCCAGCCTGCGCCTGCGAGTGCGGCTCGACCCTGGTATCCAGCAGGCCGTGCGGCACCTGAACAGTGCCAGCCAGCGGATTTACAACGGTGTGCACCTGATCGAACTGCAGGTGCAGATGAAGCTGGGTGAGTACTACGCCTTGCAGAGCGCGCACCTGCGTGAACTGCAGAACAGCGCCAGCCAGAAACTGGCCGAGGCGCGGTCGCAGATGATGCCGGACCTCGAAGACGTGAAGGCCGGCATATTCAGGCAAGCAGAAAAAGTCAAACCGATCATCCAGACCGGCCTGCTGAGCTTGGCCGTGCTCGATCCGAAAGTGGCGCACCAGGTAATCCCGGTCAGCGTTTGGGTCGAGGGCACGGCGTATGAACTGCATGAGCGATTGGCCAGAGAGGTGAAGCTCAATGTCAACCAACTGAATGATGCCGCGAAGATGGCGCTGGTGGAGATCACCGTCGCGGCAGGGACGCTGGAACTGGAAGCGCGCAAGACCCTGAATGGCATGAAAATCAGTGCTGGCCAGGCATCACAGTTGGTACGCGACAGCTTCACCGGGCTGCGAGGAACGGGAAAAGGCTGGGAGCTGTTGCTTTCACTAGGCGGGCTTTACCTGATGAGCGACAGCCTTGGCAAGAACCTGAAGAAAGCAGAAGAGGAGATTGGTTCGAAATCACCCGAAGCCTTAGTGGCATTTTATAGCTCTAGCATTGGCATCGCTGGCAATAGCATAGAATTAATCGGGCTTTTTATGCCGAACAAAGCGAGCACACCTAACAGCATCACTGTTGGCCGCACTATCGCCAGACTCGGGGCCACGATCAGCGCTGCCGCAGGCATCTTCGAGTCTATTTATTTGATAATGGCTGCAAAACGCAAATATGGTGATAGTGATGGTAAAGCTGCTTTTGGATACGGGTTCGCTGCAGCCCTGGCCATTGGCGGAGTCGCCAGTGGAATTCGAGCCATATTCAGCCCATTATTAATTGGAGCGGTAGGCGCCACCATCATTATAAGCACAATCACATATATATTTATCAAATGGGCTGAGAAGAACGAATCAACGCGACTGGAGCAATGGACCAAACGCTGCTATTTCGGAATCGCCAACGAGTCACCTCGCGTTCATTGGAGTTCACCAAACCATGCTGACATTGCCTTTGCCGAGTTAAATGCAGCCACCTTGGAACTGGATGGCGGGCTAACATTTAAAGCTGAAAGAGCAGACCCGGCAACCAGCTCAAAAATAGGAGGACTTGTTAACCTAGAAACAAAGCGCAACCTGAAATTCCAATTCACACTTCCATACTTCTCCGAAGTCACCTCCGGCTATCATTGGACACTCGTAGTTCATCGACATGGAGATGGCATGGCGCCCGACTACATCGGCGGGGAGGTAATTGCAGAGGATCGATTCTCGCCACCACCCCTGAAAACTAGAACCTCTAGATTTTCCTCAATGACCACTTCAAAAATCTCCAGAACACCTGACTACCTAGCGGACTCACTGTCAGTTAACAAGAGCCGTCGCAAAACTATTCAACGCGGAAAGGAATGCCAATTCGAGCATTTCAACGGGACAATAGAGCTTACAGCAGACATCGGAAGGCACAATATCACGGCAGCCTCACTACTAATAGCTTATTGGCCAGACCGAAATATACCGGATGCGTATGCCGAAATTGCAATTCAGGGGGAAGCATAA
- a CDS encoding DUF6708 domain-containing protein yields MSEPHRAIGWKYDLPATHAPGLVGPDIANLDPPPNHVDEISIEIPRPPMKLRGFSLITGTLALTATTSITVAAMYYNFFVAIRADLEFIALFLGANITATLLLAPYIRMDIEQPRDEPIRFNRQRRKVYFYQYRTDLFHPFSIKRWGIKPVAYDWDNLTAEAYRVYAPMGFGGLMEKVMISICKPGTDEVIDRVLFADSIEVGEQYWAIVRLFMQQGPEALPNFVHSPWDWNEGIHSNPFDQRAPKVQWPAEMDRESRTAPAREEQR; encoded by the coding sequence ATGAGTGAACCACATCGTGCCATTGGCTGGAAATATGACCTACCCGCCACTCATGCTCCTGGCCTCGTGGGACCGGACATAGCCAACCTTGATCCACCACCGAACCATGTCGACGAGATTTCCATCGAGATACCCAGACCCCCTATGAAGCTCAGAGGCTTTTCCCTGATAACAGGAACCCTAGCATTAACAGCAACCACGAGCATAACAGTAGCAGCAATGTATTATAATTTTTTTGTAGCCATCAGAGCCGACCTGGAATTCATAGCGCTCTTTTTGGGCGCCAACATAACGGCCACCTTGCTTTTAGCTCCTTACATCCGCATGGATATCGAACAGCCTCGCGATGAGCCGATCCGCTTTAACAGACAACGCCGAAAAGTCTATTTCTATCAATATAGAACTGACTTATTTCATCCTTTCAGCATCAAGCGCTGGGGCATAAAACCCGTTGCTTACGACTGGGATAACCTTACCGCCGAAGCCTACCGCGTTTATGCACCCATGGGCTTTGGCGGACTCATGGAGAAAGTCATGATATCCATTTGCAAACCCGGCACTGATGAAGTAATAGATCGCGTGCTCTTTGCTGACAGTATAGAAGTAGGTGAGCAATATTGGGCAATCGTGAGGCTATTCATGCAGCAGGGGCCCGAAGCACTCCCCAACTTCGTCCACTCACCTTGGGACTGGAACGAGGGCATTCATTCAAACCCTTTTGATCAACGTGCCCCCAAAGTCCAATGGCCCGCGGAAATGGATCGGGAGTCCCGCACAGCCCCCGCCCGTGAAGAACAACGGTAA
- a CDS encoding acyl-CoA dehydrogenase family protein, whose product MHTYDSDDLNAIREGVRALCAEFDASYWRKIDEQKGFPQAFVKAMTDAGWLSAMIPEAYGGSGLGLAEASVILEQVNACGGNSGTVHGQMYNMFTLLRHGSEEQKRHYLPKLASGELRLQSMGVTEPTTGTDTTKIKTTAVRQGDKYLINGQKVWISRIQHSDLMILLARTTPLPEVKKKSEGMSIFLVDLREAIGNGLTVQPIANMVNHETNELFFDNLELPASSLIGEEGKGFKYILDGLNAERTLIAAECIGDGRWFIEKASAYARDRVVFGRPIGQNQGVQFPIAEAHIELEAADLMRWRACAEYDSGQNAGASANMAKYLAAKASWEAANACLQTHGGFGFACEYDVERKFRETRLYQVAPISTNLILSYVAEHLLELPRSF is encoded by the coding sequence ATGCATACGTACGACAGCGATGACCTCAATGCCATCCGCGAAGGCGTGCGCGCCTTGTGCGCCGAGTTCGACGCCAGCTACTGGCGCAAGATCGATGAACAGAAAGGCTTCCCGCAAGCCTTCGTCAAGGCCATGACCGACGCCGGCTGGCTGTCGGCGATGATCCCCGAAGCGTATGGCGGCTCTGGCCTGGGCCTGGCCGAGGCCTCGGTGATCCTCGAGCAAGTGAACGCCTGCGGCGGCAACTCCGGCACCGTGCACGGGCAGATGTACAACATGTTCACCCTGCTGCGCCACGGCAGCGAGGAGCAAAAGCGCCACTACCTGCCCAAGCTTGCCAGCGGCGAACTGCGCCTGCAGTCGATGGGCGTGACCGAGCCCACCACCGGCACCGACACCACCAAGATCAAGACCACCGCCGTGCGCCAGGGCGATAAATACCTGATCAATGGCCAGAAGGTATGGATCTCGCGCATCCAGCACTCGGACCTGATGATCCTGCTGGCGCGCACCACGCCCTTGCCAGAGGTGAAGAAAAAGTCCGAAGGCATGTCGATCTTCCTGGTCGACCTGCGCGAAGCCATCGGCAACGGCCTGACCGTGCAGCCGATCGCCAACATGGTCAACCACGAGACCAACGAGCTGTTCTTCGACAACCTCGAACTACCGGCCAGCAGCCTGATCGGCGAGGAAGGCAAAGGCTTCAAGTACATCCTCGACGGCCTCAATGCCGAGCGCACACTGATCGCCGCCGAGTGCATCGGCGATGGCCGCTGGTTCATCGAAAAGGCCAGCGCCTATGCCCGTGACCGCGTGGTGTTTGGCCGCCCGATCGGGCAGAACCAAGGCGTGCAGTTCCCCATCGCCGAGGCCCATATCGAGCTCGAGGCCGCCGACCTGATGCGCTGGCGCGCCTGTGCCGAGTACGACAGCGGGCAAAACGCCGGGGCCAGCGCCAACATGGCCAAGTACCTGGCGGCCAAGGCCTCGTGGGAAGCGGCCAATGCCTGCCTGCAGACCCACGGTGGCTTCGGCTTTGCCTGCGAATACGACGTCGAGCGCAAGTTCCGTGAAACCCGCCTGTACCAGGTGGCGCCGATCTCCACCAACCTGATCCTGTCCTACGTGGCCGAGCACCTGCTCGAGCTGCCGCGCAGCTTCTGA
- a CDS encoding VOC family protein, translating into MIDHLDHLVLTTTDIDACTDFYTRVLGMQLETFASNRLALRYGNQKINLHVRGHEFEPKAHLPVPGALDLCFISTIGLEQVIAHLHKVQWPIIEGPVARTGATGPIRSIYVRDPDLNLIEIAEQLAT; encoded by the coding sequence ATGATCGATCACCTGGACCATCTGGTCCTCACCACCACCGACATCGATGCCTGCACCGACTTCTACACCCGTGTGCTGGGCATGCAGCTGGAAACCTTCGCCAGCAACCGCCTGGCGCTGCGCTACGGCAATCAGAAAATCAACCTCCATGTACGCGGCCACGAGTTCGAGCCCAAGGCGCATCTGCCGGTGCCGGGCGCCCTCGACCTGTGCTTCATCAGCACGATTGGGCTGGAGCAGGTGATCGCTCACCTGCACAAGGTGCAATGGCCGATCATCGAAGGCCCGGTCGCACGCACTGGCGCAACCGGCCCGATCCGCTCGATCTACGTTCGCGACCCTGACCTCAACCTGATCGAAATCGCCGAGCAGCTCGCTACCTGA
- a CDS encoding cupin domain-containing protein: MLPDRLNADLTLPAIMHAANLPWLASPLPGVERRPLFRIGGEKARATSLVRYAPGSHFNAHEHPGGEEFVVLEGVFEDERGQYPAGSYVRNPPGSAHAPRSGEGCMIFVRLQQFHPDDDQQLAATLSTQGDQLLFSNAHEQVYLKHLQPGASVYLDNRRGLECLLLQGSLASADFSLQPLSWMRLPAGTPLQASAGAQGARLWIKDAPLTLGL; the protein is encoded by the coding sequence ATGCTCCCGGACCGCCTGAACGCCGACCTGACCCTGCCCGCCATCATGCACGCCGCCAATCTGCCTTGGCTGGCCAGCCCACTGCCCGGCGTCGAGCGCCGCCCACTGTTCCGCATCGGCGGCGAAAAGGCCCGCGCCACCAGCCTGGTACGTTATGCCCCCGGCAGCCACTTCAACGCCCACGAGCATCCTGGCGGCGAAGAATTTGTGGTACTGGAAGGTGTGTTCGAGGATGAGCGCGGCCAGTACCCGGCGGGCAGCTATGTACGCAATCCACCCGGTAGCGCGCACGCGCCAAGGTCTGGCGAGGGCTGCATGATCTTCGTCCGCCTGCAGCAGTTTCATCCTGATGATGACCAGCAGCTCGCCGCAACCTTATCGACGCAGGGCGACCAGTTGCTGTTTTCGAATGCACATGAACAGGTGTATCTGAAGCACCTGCAACCCGGTGCTTCTGTCTACCTGGACAACCGGCGCGGACTGGAATGCCTGCTTCTGCAAGGCAGCCTGGCCAGCGCGGACTTCAGCCTTCAGCCCCTGAGCTGGATGCGCCTGCCGGCAGGCACGCCCTTGCAAGCCAGCGCCGGCGCTCAGGGTGCTCGTCTCTGGATCAAGGACGCACCACTTACCCTGGGACTCTGA
- a CDS encoding DUF6708 domain-containing protein, producing the protein MEKRDRGLGWKYDLPAPNTETTINPRLKTPPHALTHMNENYTEVSRVTLKLRGVWIFAGAAILIMALTGPFNLYSYFQTKLSPAELKELPLYVFFHALFFCFLTPYIRMEFSLPKSEPIRFNRQRRKVYFYQYRFNLLNPFGKKGWGVIPVAYDWDDLTLEAYRIYAPGYGGIKEEVKISICKPGTNEIIDRVFFTDDIEAGEHYWAIVRLFMQQGPDAIPDFLHPTTNKDEIPDSNLGKKAVFRNPFDRLAPEVQWPAEMDRESRTAPAPEEQR; encoded by the coding sequence ATGGAAAAGCGTGATCGCGGCCTAGGTTGGAAATACGACTTACCCGCCCCTAATACTGAAACAACCATTAATCCTAGGCTTAAGACGCCGCCTCATGCTTTAACGCACATGAATGAAAATTACACCGAGGTATCCCGAGTCACTTTAAAACTCAGAGGAGTCTGGATTTTCGCCGGAGCAGCCATATTAATCATGGCTCTGACCGGCCCATTCAACCTATATAGCTACTTCCAAACCAAACTAAGCCCAGCAGAGCTAAAAGAACTCCCTCTATATGTTTTCTTTCACGCCCTATTCTTCTGCTTCCTCACTCCTTACATTCGAATGGAATTTAGCCTTCCTAAAAGTGAACCCATCCGTTTCAATCGGCAGCGCCGAAAGGTCTATTTCTATCAGTACAGGTTCAACCTCCTGAACCCATTCGGCAAAAAAGGCTGGGGCGTGATACCAGTGGCTTACGACTGGGATGACCTCACCCTCGAGGCTTACCGGATTTATGCCCCCGGTTACGGCGGGATCAAGGAAGAAGTGAAAATCTCAATCTGCAAACCTGGCACCAACGAAATAATCGACCGCGTGTTCTTTACCGACGACATAGAGGCAGGCGAGCACTACTGGGCCATCGTCAGGCTTTTCATGCAACAAGGCCCTGACGCAATTCCAGATTTCCTTCACCCCACCACAAACAAAGATGAGATCCCGGATTCCAACCTTGGAAAGAAAGCAGTTTTTCGCAATCCGTTCGACCGCCTCGCCCCCGAAGTCCAATGGCCCGCCGAAATGGATCGGGAGTCCCGCACAGCCCCCGCCCCTGAAGAACAGCGGTAA
- a CDS encoding LysR family transcriptional regulator, whose product MHFDLADLRLFIHIGESPSLTQGARRAFLSPAAASARIKALEAQLDTRLLYRDSRGVELTPAGHKLLMHARLIMRQVDYLKAEFTQFGTDLAGHIRIFANTTAVTEFLPEVLAGFMAKRPGVTVDLQERLSRDIVRGVLDGSSDMGIIAGPVEASGLQVMHFSTDRLVLIVPAGHELAGRKMVSLKQTLAFQHIGLHDGSTLLSFLRDHVERMGLNLSLRIQLSSFEAICRLVEAGVGIGIIPESAALRHSQTMELETISLDEPWAVRERSILVRELEALPGTVRALIATLMPEA is encoded by the coding sequence ATGCATTTCGACCTGGCAGACCTGCGGCTTTTCATCCATATCGGCGAATCACCAAGCCTGACCCAGGGAGCGCGTCGGGCGTTTCTTTCACCGGCTGCGGCCAGTGCGCGGATCAAGGCGCTGGAGGCCCAGCTCGACACCCGTCTGCTGTACCGTGACAGTCGTGGTGTCGAGCTGACACCGGCTGGCCACAAGTTGCTGATGCATGCCCGCCTGATCATGCGCCAGGTCGATTACCTGAAAGCCGAGTTCACCCAGTTCGGTACCGACCTGGCCGGGCATATCCGCATCTTCGCCAACACCACTGCCGTCACCGAGTTCCTGCCCGAAGTGCTGGCCGGTTTCATGGCCAAGCGCCCCGGGGTGACCGTCGACCTGCAGGAGCGGCTGTCGCGGGACATCGTGCGCGGTGTGCTCGATGGCAGCAGCGACATGGGCATCATTGCTGGCCCCGTGGAAGCCAGCGGCTTGCAGGTGATGCACTTCAGCACCGACCGCCTGGTGCTGATCGTGCCGGCGGGCCATGAACTGGCAGGCCGCAAGATGGTGTCCTTGAAGCAGACCCTGGCCTTCCAGCATATCGGCCTGCACGACGGCAGCACCTTGCTGAGCTTCCTGCGCGACCATGTGGAGCGCATGGGCCTGAACCTGTCGCTGCGCATCCAGTTGTCCAGCTTCGAGGCGATCTGCCGGTTGGTGGAGGCGGGAGTGGGCATCGGCATCATCCCCGAGTCGGCAGCGCTGCGGCACAGCCAGACCATGGAACTGGAGACCATCAGCCTGGATGAGCCGTGGGCGGTGCGCGAGCGGAGCATTCTGGTGCGAGAACTTGAGGCATTGCCGGGGACGGTGCGGGCGTTGATTGCGACGTTGATGCCAGAAGCTTGA
- a CDS encoding TorF family putative porin produces the protein MTRPLLLLTAALLSSPALHAQQIQRQLGDFDFKLGTTPSRSMAQGLISPSAVGAFHGGLDLSHPSGWYLGQYAPSMGVTPNSTLRLDSYTGYKHHFDSTLGYEVGLIHYSQPNIAGPDSYALYGGISVLGSRFGGAWRDNPGNRTGTLFADFGHLPLFDVDLTVKLAHHRLGTPFTIGDGSQISGFSDWSLEFSRPWLGIDLNLIYSNSDLSGSGCDAYAGINTYCESMVTLKAQRSFY, from the coding sequence ATGACCAGGCCCCTTCTGTTGCTGACTGCGGCCCTCCTCTCGAGCCCGGCACTGCACGCGCAACAGATCCAGCGCCAACTGGGCGATTTCGACTTCAAGCTGGGTACCACCCCCTCGCGCAGCATGGCCCAGGGGTTGATCTCGCCGAGTGCGGTGGGCGCCTTCCACGGCGGCCTCGACCTCAGCCACCCCAGCGGCTGGTACCTCGGCCAGTACGCACCGAGCATGGGCGTGACGCCCAACTCCACCCTGCGCCTGGACAGCTACACCGGCTACAAGCATCACTTCGACAGCACCCTGGGCTACGAAGTGGGCCTGATCCACTACAGCCAGCCGAACATCGCCGGCCCCGACAGCTACGCCCTGTACGGCGGCATCTCGGTGCTTGGCAGCCGCTTTGGCGGCGCCTGGCGCGACAACCCGGGCAACCGCACCGGCACCCTGTTCGCCGACTTCGGCCACTTGCCGTTGTTCGATGTCGACCTGACCGTCAAGCTCGCCCACCACCGCCTGGGCACCCCGTTCACCATCGGCGACGGCAGCCAGATCAGCGGGTTTTCCGACTGGTCGCTGGAGTTCTCGCGGCCCTGGCTGGGTATCGACCTCAACCTGATCTACAGCAACTCCGACCTCAGCGGCAGCGGCTGCGACGCCTATGCCGGCATCAATACCTATTGTGAAAGCATGGTCACGCTCAAGGCCCAGCGCAGTTTCTACTGA
- a CDS encoding MaoC family dehydratase N-terminal domain-containing protein: MTASPPPIDYSAWIGRSEEAVDELSRNLIKRIAATFGETAPAVGQPLPPLWMWCFFQEPLAEAQLGADGHPARGGFLPPADNRNRMWAGGRVEFIAPLKVGAEAHRLSTILHIEEKHGRTGALLFVTVRHDYSQHGQLCVREEQDIVYREPNPPKLDSAPAKAPADWREAVTPTPTLLFRYSAVTFNGHRIHYDFPYVSDTEGYAGLVVHGPMIATLNLRAFIRANPGKHVRHFAYRGVRPLTVPTPFEVAGRISAPGQAQLWAGNADGVAQSADVLFD; encoded by the coding sequence ATGACTGCTTCCCCCCCGCCCATCGACTACAGCGCCTGGATCGGCCGCAGCGAAGAGGCCGTCGATGAGCTCAGCCGCAACCTGATCAAGCGCATCGCCGCCACCTTTGGTGAAACTGCACCCGCCGTCGGCCAACCGCTGCCACCGCTGTGGATGTGGTGCTTCTTTCAGGAGCCGCTGGCCGAAGCGCAGCTTGGCGCGGACGGCCACCCGGCACGCGGCGGTTTTCTGCCGCCGGCCGACAACCGCAACCGCATGTGGGCCGGCGGCCGGGTCGAGTTCATCGCCCCGCTCAAGGTCGGCGCCGAGGCCCATCGCCTGTCGACCATCCTGCACATCGAGGAGAAGCACGGCCGTACCGGCGCCTTGCTGTTCGTCACCGTGCGCCACGACTACTCGCAGCACGGCCAGCTGTGCGTGCGTGAAGAACAGGACATCGTCTACCGCGAGCCCAACCCGCCCAAGCTCGACAGCGCCCCGGCCAAGGCGCCGGCCGACTGGCGCGAGGCGGTGACACCCACGCCGACCCTACTGTTCCGCTACTCCGCCGTGACCTTCAATGGCCACCGCATCCACTACGACTTCCCCTACGTCAGCGACACCGAGGGCTACGCCGGCCTGGTAGTGCACGGCCCGATGATCGCCACCTTGAACCTGCGTGCGTTCATCCGCGCCAACCCCGGCAAGCACGTGCGCCACTTTGCCTACCGCGGCGTGCGCCCGCTAACCGTGCCAACCCCGTTCGAAGTGGCCGGGCGCATCAGCGCACCGGGCCAGGCCCAGCTGTGGGCCGGCAATGCCGACGGCGTGGCGCAGAGCGCCGACGTGCTTTTCGACTGA